One stretch of Zingiber officinale cultivar Zhangliang chromosome 6B, Zo_v1.1, whole genome shotgun sequence DNA includes these proteins:
- the LOC121988652 gene encoding DNA replication licensing factor MCM7-like: MAASKSIDYDAEKALAKDFLRNYSDSLGDPKYLDILQDAANRKMRAIYIDLEDIYTFCKDSDEDFWNRVKHNTRRYINLFAEAIDEIMPQPTEVFSVDEDCDVLMTQRVDEGADSQDNLDPLKKMPAEIKRFFEVYIRISKDMKNASKDIPSTIREVKAEHIGELVMISGIITRCSDVKPLMQVAVYTCEDCGFEIYQEVTARIFMPLFECPSTRCQINKAKGNLILQLRASKFLRFQEARIQELSEHVPKGHIPRSLTVHLRGELTRKVSPGDVVELSGIFLPIPYTGFRALRAGLVADTYLEAMSISHFKKKYEEYELKDNEQEEIRRLTEDGDVYNKLSRSLAPEIFGHEDVKKALLLLLVGAPHRKLGDGMKIRGDLHVCLMGDPGVAKSQLLKHIINVAPRGVYTTGRGSSGVGLTAAVQKDPVTNEMVLEGGALVLADMGICAIDEFDKMEESDRTAIHEVMEQQTVSIAKAGITTSLNARTAVLAAANPAWGRYDLRRTPAENINLPPALLSRFDLLWLILDRADMDSDLEMARHVVHVHQHFESPSLGFTPLEPSMLRSYISAARKIIPSVPKELEDYIATAYSSIRQEEARSNAPHSYTTIRTLLSIIRISIALARLRFSNTVAQSDVDEALRLMQMSKFSLYSEDRQKSGLDAISDIYSILRDEASRTSTMDVSYTRALNWISRKGYSEVQLKQCLEEYAALNVWQIHPNTFDIHFIDA, encoded by the exons ATGGCTGCCTCCAAGAGCATCGATTACGACGCCGAGAAAG CCCTCGCCAAGGATTTCCTCAGGAACTACTCCGACTCCCTAGGTGATCCCAAGTACCTCGATATACTG CAAGATGCGGCCAACCGTAAGATGCGTGCGATCTATATCGACCTCGAGGACATTTAtact TTCTGTAAGGATTCGGATGAGGATTTCTGGAATAGGGTAAAGCATAATACCCGGCGCTACATTAACTTGTTCGCGGAGGCCATTGACGAGATCATGCCTCAACCAACTGAGGTGTTCTCAGTCGATGAGGATTGTGATGTCCTGATGACGCAAAGGGTCGATGAAGGAGCAGATAGCCAAGATAACCTAGATCCGCTTAAGAAAATGCCTGCTGAGATCAAGCGTTTCTT TGAAGTATATATAAGAATTTCCAAGGACATGAAGAATGCATCCAAGGACATCCCATCAACCATAAGAGAAGTCAAGGCAGAACATATTGGAGAACTCGTAATGATTTCTGGCATTATAACACGATGTTCAGATGTTAAACCTCTGATGCAAGTTGCTGTTTATACTTGTGAGGATTGTGGTTTCGAGATTTATCAG GAAGTGACTGCCCGCATTTTCATGCCTTTATTTGAATGCCCATCAACCCGCTGCCAAATAAACAAGGCTAAAGGGAATCTCATACTTCAGCTAAGAGCTTCAAAGTTTTTAAGATTCCAAGAG GCAAGAATCCAAGAATTATCAGAACATGTCCCAAAAGGCCATATTCCTCGTTCTTTAACTGTTCATCTCAGAGGTGAACTTACCAGAAAG GTTTCCCCTGGTGATGTGGTTGAGTTGTCAGGAATTTTCCTTCCAATTCCTTACACGGGTTTCAGAGCCCTTCGTGCAGGTTTGGTTGCAGATACATACTTGGAGGCTATGTCCATTTCCCACTTCAAGAAGAAATATGAAGA ATACGAGCTTAAAGATAATGAACAGGAAGAGATCAGAAGACTAACTGAGGATGGTGATGTTTACAACAAATTGTCGAGGTCATTGGCACCAGAGATTTTTGGTCATGAAGATGTCAAAAAGGCTCTTCTACTACTGCTTGTCGGTGCTCCACACCGTAAACTCGGTGATGGTATGAAG ATAAGAGGAGACCTCCATGTCTGTTTGATGGGAGATCCTGGAGTAGCAAAAAGTCAGTTGCTCAAACACATTATCAATGTGGCACCTAGGGGAGTGTATACTACAGGCCGAGGAAGTAGTGGTGTTGGTCTAACTGCAGCTGTTCAAAAAGATCCTGTTACAAATGAAATGGTACTCGAAGGAGGAGCACTG GTATTGGCTGATATGGGCATATGCGCAATTGATGAGTTTGATAAGATGGAAGAATCAGATCGAACAGCGATCCACGAAGTGATGGAGCAACAAACTGTAAGCATTGCAAAGGCTGGCATCACAACATCCCTTAATGCAAGAACAGCTGTTCTTGCTGCTGCAAATCCAGCTTG GGGACGATATGATCTAAGGAGGACACCAGCAGAAAATATTAATCTTCCACCTGCCCTTTTGTCTCGTTTTGATCTCTTGTGGTTGATACTGGATCGTGCTGACATGGATAGCGATCTTGAGATGGCTAGACATGTCGTTCACGTGCATCAGCATTTTGAGTCACCTTCACTTGGATTCACACCACTTGAACCATCTATGTTAAG ATCATACATCTCTGCTGCAAGGAAAATCATTCCTTCCGTGCCAAAGGAACTGGAGGATTACATCGCCACTGCATATTCCAGCATCCGTCAAGAAGAAGCCAGATCAAATGCTCCACATTCTTACACAACCATCAGGACACTGCTTAGCATCATCCGAATATCCATT GCTTTAGCTAGGCTTCGGTTTTCCAACACAGTGGCTCAAAGTGATGTCGACGAAGCACTACGTTTGATGCAAATGTCAAAGTTCTCATTGTATTCGGAGGATCGTCAGAAATCTGGTTTAGATGCCATCTCTGATATTTATTCAATTCTGCGAGATGAAGCTTCAAGGACCAGCACCATGGACGTCAGCTATACCCGAGCTCTAAACTGGATTTCCAGAAAG GGATATAGTGAAGTTCAGCTGAAGCAATGCCTGGAGGAATATGCGGCGCTCAATGTGTGGCAGATCCATCCTAATACCTTCGACATCCACTTCATCGATGCCTAA
- the LOC121988651 gene encoding heparan-alpha-glucosaminide N-acetyltransferase-like has translation MESIVVAVEQTDRTPLLQCPATTNSSSAPLADGGDEISPSPSPSPNCAADLSANSSQRRLASLDVFRGFTVALMILVDDAGGAFPSINHAPWFGVTLADFVMPFFLFGVGISVALVFKRTPSKVVATKKVLLRTTNLFLLGLLLQGGYFHGRNNLTYGVDLDRIRWFGILQRISIAYLLAALCEVWLVNNVCVDSTVSYVKKYYIEWIVAILLSATYVSLLLGLYVPSWEFEAPGNNSTLPIPFYVQCGVRGSFDPPCNVVGLIDRQFLGQSHLYHNPVYKRTKECSVNSPDYGPLPENSPNWCLAPFDPEGLLSSLMAAVTCFAGLHFGHLIVHLKSHAQRMLLWTSTSILLVICGFLVQLIGMPFSKPLYTLSYMFLTTGVSGFLFILMYFIVDVQKFKRPFILFQWMGMNALIVYILAASELFPAFVQGFYWHSPENNLVNLTESMFQTIFQSKRWGTLAFVLLEILFWCLAAGFLHMRGIYIKL, from the exons ATGGAGTCCATCGTCGTCGCGGTCGAGCAAACCGACCGAACTCCTCTCCTCCAATGTCCCGCCACCACCAACTCCTCCTCCGCTCCCCTCGCTGACGGTGGCGATGAGATCAGCCCATCGCCTTCGCCTTCCCCCAACTGCGCCGCCGACCTTTCCGCCAATTCCAGTCAGCGGAGGCTCGCCTCTCTGGACGTATTCCGCGGATTCACCGTCGCG CTGATGATTCTCGTGGACGATGCCGGCGGGGCGTTTCCTTCGATCAATCATGCGCCATGGTTCGGAGTCACTCTGGCAGATTTTGTCATGCCCTTCTTTCTCTTCGGCGTTGGCATTTCGGTCGCTTTGGTCTTTAAG agaactccaagcaaggtggtTGCCACGAAGAAGGTTCTGTTGAGGACGACTAATCTATTCCTCTTGGGTTTACTGCTGCAGG GTGGATACTTCCATGGCCGTAATAATTTGACATATGGAGTCGATTTAGATCGAATACGCTGGTTTGGCATATTGCAG aGGATATCTATTGCATATCTCTTGGCAGCATTATGTGAGGTCTGGCTTGTTAACAACGTTTGTGTGGATTCCACAGTGTCATATGTGAAGAAATATTACATAGAATG GATCGTTGCGATACTACTGTCTGCCACTTATGTTAGTTTGCTTTTGGGTCTTTATGTCCCAAGCTGGGAGTTTGAAGCTCCAGGAAACAATTCCACTCTACCAATTCCCTTTTAT GTTCAATGTGGAGTGAGGGGTAGTTTTGACCCTCCTTGCAATGTTGTTGGTTTGATTGATCGACAATTTCTTGGACAAAGTCACCTTTATCATAATCCAGTATATAAAAGGACAAAG GAGTGCAGTGTTAATTCTCCTGATTACGGACCACTCCCAGAAAACTCACCCAATTGGTGCCTTGCTCCATTTGATCCTGAGGGTCTGTTAAG TTCACTGATGGCTGCTGTAACATGTTTTGCTGGATTGCATTTTGGTCATCTCATAGTTCATCTTAAG AGCCATGCTCAAAGAATGCTGCTGTGGACCAGCACATCAATTTTACTAGTGATCTGTGGTTTTTTGGTGCAGTTAATAG gcaTGCCTTTTAGCAAGCCATTATACACATTGAGCTACATGTTCTTGACCACAGGAGTTTCGGGCTTCCTTTTTATTCTGATGTACTTCATT GTTGATGTTCAGAAGTTCAAAAGACCTTTTATTTTGTTTCAGTGGATGGGAATGAATGCACTTATAGTTTATATTTTAGCCGCCTCTGAACTGTTTCCAGCGTTCGTTCAAGGGTTCTATTGGCATTCACCTGAAAACAACCTG GTAAATCTGACAGAGTCGATGTTCCAAACCATCTTCCAGTCCAAGAGATGGGGGACTTTGGCGTTTGTTTTACTGGAGATTTTATTTTGGTGTCTTGCTGCTGGCTTTCTCCATATGAGAGGCATTTACATCAAATTGTAG